A single region of the Erythrobacter sp. HL-111 genome encodes:
- the rpsJ gene encoding 30S ribosomal protein S10, with protein sequence MEAQNIRIRLKAFDHRVLDQATGEIADTARRTGALIRGPIPLPTRIEKFTVNRGPHIDKKSREQFEVRTYKRLLDIVQPNAQTVDALMKLDLAAGVNVEIKLA encoded by the coding sequence ATGGAAGCACAGAATATCCGTATTCGCCTCAAGGCGTTCGACCACCGCGTTCTCGACCAGGCCACTGGCGAGATTGCCGACACCGCGCGGCGCACGGGTGCTCTTATTCGTGGTCCCATTCCGCTGCCGACGCGTATCGAGAAGTTCACCGTGAACCGCGGCCCGCACATCGACAAGAAGTCGCGCGAGCAGTTCGAGGTGCGCACCTACAAGCGGCTGCTCGACATCGTGCAGCCCAATGCCCAGACGGTCGATGCGCTGATGAAGCTCGATCTCGCCGCGGGCGTCAATGTCGAGATCAAGCTGGCGTAA